One part of the Prochlorococcus marinus str. MIT 9313 genome encodes these proteins:
- a CDS encoding DUF3177 family protein — MPELPYRTLVWLTYRLAAMFALGLPFVLLIWASVRREASMVRLLTIYWKIASLLAISVLLLTDQRPIGYLTTFLAPLLMVASVWFWVDLNEELADLPPWRPLPLTVRIWRWALSGFGLMAAAMASTSLACVKDVAGANCRVWLEAPQGLHRVAERLFDFVFGGQWTEAVAAFIGYVALVAYVVGLLQWLLVRLPRQGRVAGEF, encoded by the coding sequence GTGCCTGAACTCCCCTATCGCACTCTGGTCTGGCTGACCTACCGCCTTGCGGCAATGTTTGCACTGGGCCTGCCATTTGTTTTGTTGATCTGGGCTTCGGTGCGTCGGGAGGCTTCGATGGTGCGTTTACTGACCATCTATTGGAAGATTGCCAGTTTGCTAGCCATCAGCGTGCTGTTGCTGACCGATCAAAGGCCTATTGGTTATCTGACGACCTTTTTGGCACCCTTGTTGATGGTGGCTTCAGTTTGGTTTTGGGTAGACCTTAATGAGGAGCTTGCCGATTTACCCCCCTGGCGGCCTCTGCCATTAACGGTGCGTATTTGGCGCTGGGCTCTGAGCGGATTCGGTCTAATGGCCGCGGCTATGGCGTCAACCAGTCTTGCTTGCGTCAAGGACGTTGCAGGGGCTAATTGTCGCGTCTGGCTTGAGGCTCCGCAGGGGTTGCATCGGGTTGCGGAGCGACTGTTCGATTTCGTTTTCGGTGGACAGTGGACCGAAGCGGTCGCCGCATTTATTGGTTATGTGGCCTTGGTGGCTTATGTCGTGGGCTTGCTGCAGTGGCTCCTGGTGCGACTTCCCCGTCAGGGTCGGGTTGCTGGTGAATTCTGA
- a CDS encoding FIST signal transduction protein, which produces MEPFSPLNWFRRSSSQASCRTALSSQPSLEAAVNEVAAALAGGSSADLALVFASTHYASDLQRLLPLLQRRLKATHWLGCAGGGVIGTTAKGNASELEKEPALSITMLQLPGAILKPFYLETQSLPDLDGPAQHWQEWVGADPFNARSMLLLVDPSSRSINDLISGLDYAYPTTTKLGGIAGPHNAPHGSLFFDDRVVMGAVGCSFGGDWNLEVVVAQGCKPIGPVFAIEQVQKNILLELSHENQRDSPMACLQRVLDDLSEEEREMVRHSLFLGIERRDLVLAGTGAPQPQGAFLVRNLIGVDPKNGAVAVAEQIRAGQNVQFQLREAEASRQESELLLGAARERNTSPPLFGLLMACLGRGHGLYGVPNGDVHIARKLMAELPIAGVFCNGEIGPAGGVGATHIHGYTACWGLLRHDPSSSEPAKSV; this is translated from the coding sequence ATGGAGCCCTTCTCTCCGCTCAATTGGTTCAGACGCAGCTCATCCCAGGCCAGCTGCCGAACGGCATTGTCCAGCCAACCTTCCCTTGAAGCTGCGGTTAACGAGGTGGCGGCAGCCCTGGCGGGGGGCAGCTCGGCCGATCTAGCACTCGTCTTTGCCTCCACCCACTACGCCAGCGATCTACAGCGATTGCTGCCTTTATTGCAGCGTCGACTGAAAGCAACCCACTGGTTGGGGTGTGCCGGTGGAGGCGTGATTGGCACCACAGCCAAAGGGAATGCCTCAGAGCTCGAAAAAGAACCTGCTCTCAGCATCACCATGCTGCAGCTGCCAGGAGCCATTCTCAAGCCCTTCTACCTTGAAACCCAGTCATTACCAGACCTAGATGGACCAGCTCAGCACTGGCAAGAATGGGTTGGAGCTGATCCTTTCAATGCCCGCAGCATGTTGCTGCTTGTGGATCCCAGCTCACGCTCAATCAATGATCTCATTAGCGGCCTGGATTACGCCTACCCAACCACGACCAAACTCGGTGGCATTGCCGGCCCTCATAATGCCCCTCATGGCTCCCTGTTCTTTGACGACCGCGTTGTCATGGGCGCCGTTGGCTGCAGCTTTGGGGGCGACTGGAATCTGGAAGTCGTGGTCGCACAGGGTTGCAAACCGATTGGTCCTGTGTTCGCCATTGAACAGGTGCAAAAAAATATTCTTTTGGAGCTCAGTCACGAAAACCAGCGGGACAGTCCGATGGCCTGCCTACAACGCGTGTTAGATGATCTCTCAGAAGAAGAACGAGAGATGGTCCGGCATTCACTTTTTTTAGGAATAGAACGACGCGATCTGGTGTTAGCAGGAACCGGAGCACCTCAGCCTCAAGGAGCTTTTTTGGTGAGGAACCTGATCGGAGTAGATCCCAAGAATGGTGCCGTTGCCGTCGCCGAGCAAATAAGAGCTGGCCAAAACGTGCAATTTCAGCTGCGGGAAGCTGAGGCCTCACGGCAAGAATCTGAGCTACTGCTCGGTGCCGCAAGAGAGCGCAATACCAGCCCCCCTCTCTTCGGCCTATTAATGGCTTGCCTCGGGCGAGGACATGGCCTCTACGGCGTACCCAATGGTGATGTACACATCGCACGCAAACTGATGGCAGAACTACCTATCGCTGGAGTGTTCTGCAACGGTGAAATCGGCCCTGCCGGAGGCGTTGGCGCTACCCACATTCACGGTTACACGGCCTGCTGGGGTTTGCTTAGGCATGACCCCTCTTCCTCGGAACCAGCCAAATCGGTCTAA
- the trmB gene encoding tRNA (guanosine(46)-N7)-methyltransferase TrmB: MRQHVNPLSRFFQLPRPLPSPEEMFAQSSRPLHLDIGCARGGFLLSLAPLQPEWNHVGVEIRHPLVLSAERDRQELELDNLRFLFCNVNVSLEEWLDALPRDQLQWVSIQFPDPWFKRRHQKRRVLQPSLLIALATALQPGRELFIQSDVLSVIEPMVMLIEQSNCFERPKNDSHAWQKANPLPVPTERERYVLDQGLQVYRRLYQRNDQQAPELSNLEALWQQVDNPSKEEHSDC, translated from the coding sequence GTGCGCCAGCACGTCAATCCTCTCAGCCGTTTCTTCCAACTTCCAAGGCCACTGCCAAGCCCGGAAGAAATGTTTGCGCAATCCAGCCGCCCTCTCCATCTCGACATCGGTTGTGCTCGAGGTGGCTTCCTGTTAAGCCTGGCTCCACTTCAACCAGAGTGGAATCATGTGGGTGTTGAGATTCGCCACCCGCTTGTGCTTTCAGCGGAAAGGGATCGCCAAGAACTCGAACTCGACAACCTCCGCTTCTTGTTCTGCAACGTCAATGTGAGCCTTGAGGAGTGGCTTGATGCCCTGCCTAGAGATCAGCTGCAATGGGTGTCCATCCAGTTCCCAGACCCCTGGTTTAAACGTCGTCATCAGAAGCGCAGGGTGCTGCAACCCTCCCTGTTAATCGCCTTAGCAACAGCCCTGCAACCAGGCCGTGAACTCTTTATCCAGAGTGATGTGCTGTCTGTTATCGAGCCGATGGTGATGCTGATTGAACAAAGCAACTGTTTCGAGCGTCCTAAAAATGATTCCCATGCCTGGCAAAAGGCCAACCCACTGCCCGTGCCGACGGAGCGAGAACGTTATGTGCTCGATCAGGGCCTACAGGTTTACCGCAGGCTCTACCAACGCAACGACCAACAAGCTCCTGAACTGTCCAACCTCGAAGCTTTATGGCAACAGGTCGATAATCCAAGTAAAGAAGAACATAGCGACTGCTGA
- a CDS encoding IctB family putative bicarbonate transporter, with protein sequence MPKTAAPQPLLLRWQGHIPSSEAMQMRLQWIAGLLLMMLLATLPMLTRTGLGLTILAAGALWIIWGCVTPAGRIGSISSCLLVFFAIACLATGFSPVPLAAAKGLIKLISYLGVYALMRQLLATSSDWWDRLVAALLTGELISSVIAIRQLYAPAEEMAHWADPNSVAAGTVRIYGPLGNPNLLAGYLMPILPLALVALLRWQGLGAKLYAMVALGLGITATLFSFSRGGWLGMLSALAVILVLLLLRSTSHWPLVWRRLLPLIVIVLGTAMLVIAATQIEPIRTRITSLIAGRSDSSNNFRINVWLSSLEMIQARPWLGIGPGNAAFNRIYPLFQQPKFNALSAYSVPLEILVETGLAGLMASLALVITGMRKGLAGLNSNHPLALPALASLAAIAGLAVHGITDTIFFRPEVQLVGWFCLATLAQTQPEQKQLQQTE encoded by the coding sequence ATGCCTAAGACTGCGGCCCCACAGCCCCTTCTACTGCGCTGGCAGGGACACATTCCCTCCTCTGAGGCGATGCAAATGCGCCTGCAGTGGATTGCGGGGTTGCTGTTGATGATGCTCCTAGCAACCCTGCCCATGCTGACTCGAACCGGACTTGGACTAACAATCCTCGCGGCCGGAGCGTTATGGATCATCTGGGGCTGCGTGACACCAGCTGGCCGAATTGGAAGCATCAGTAGCTGTTTACTTGTGTTTTTCGCTATTGCATGTCTCGCCACAGGGTTCTCACCCGTTCCATTAGCAGCTGCCAAAGGATTGATCAAACTCATCAGCTACCTGGGGGTGTACGCACTGATGCGACAGCTACTAGCCACCAGTAGCGACTGGTGGGATCGCCTGGTGGCTGCCCTCCTAACCGGCGAACTGATCTCTTCTGTGATCGCAATCAGGCAGCTCTATGCCCCTGCTGAGGAAATGGCCCACTGGGCAGATCCCAATTCAGTGGCTGCAGGGACAGTGCGAATTTATGGTCCGCTTGGTAACCCCAACCTGCTAGCCGGCTATCTCATGCCCATCCTGCCGCTGGCCTTAGTAGCCCTACTGAGATGGCAAGGCTTGGGAGCAAAGCTTTACGCGATGGTCGCTCTAGGGCTTGGTATCACAGCAACCCTATTCAGCTTCAGCCGCGGTGGATGGCTAGGCATGCTTTCGGCTCTAGCTGTGATTTTGGTGCTGCTGCTGTTGCGCAGTACCAGCCACTGGCCTCTCGTCTGGCGTCGTCTGCTGCCCCTAATCGTGATTGTTTTAGGCACAGCCATGCTGGTGATAGCCGCAACCCAGATTGAGCCCATCCGCACCCGAATCACAAGCTTGATCGCAGGGCGAAGTGACAGCTCTAACAACTTCCGCATCAACGTTTGGCTATCAAGCCTTGAAATGATTCAGGCACGCCCGTGGCTGGGTATTGGCCCTGGCAACGCTGCCTTCAACAGGATCTATCCGCTCTTTCAACAGCCCAAATTCAACGCCCTAAGTGCCTACTCTGTTCCCCTGGAAATCCTTGTAGAAACCGGACTGGCTGGCCTCATGGCAAGTCTCGCTCTAGTAATTACCGGCATGCGCAAGGGCCTCGCTGGCCTCAACTCAAATCATCCGCTGGCCCTCCCCGCTCTAGCAAGCCTGGCCGCCATCGCTGGGCTTGCGGTTCATGGCATCACAGATACCATTTTTTTTCGACCTGAGGTTCAACTCGTGGGCTGGTTCTGCCTCGCCACACTGGCCCAAACACAGCCAGAACAAAAGCAACTCCAACAGACAGAGTGA
- a CDS encoding N-acetylglucosamine kinase has product MNGLFLAGFDAGQTQTRCRLSRWHQNQWLPIAEGLGSGVIHLHASDGEEHFEKALRSSFSKAVGNAGLRSEKALISAAAVGASGIEHDTPLQEQAQHLLARCLNIPSNQCLATGDERIALHGAFPQDAGIVLISGTGMICIGRNDQGKEQRCGGWGWLLDEGGSAQNLGQKGLQLSLRMADGRIPDRPLREKLWRALNCSSAAAIKALVVQPSFGAAGFAQLAPLVVAEAQVGDKDAIAILEQSAHCIAEAIAGVAQSLELSAPKICGNGGAFEHLQPFRELIEQAIAKRLPTASWIKGQGDALDGALQLALRQLKRNPD; this is encoded by the coding sequence GTGAACGGCCTTTTCCTTGCAGGCTTTGATGCAGGCCAAACACAAACCCGATGCCGCCTAAGCCGCTGGCATCAAAATCAATGGTTGCCGATTGCAGAGGGCCTCGGCAGCGGCGTCATTCACCTGCACGCCTCTGACGGTGAAGAACACTTTGAGAAAGCACTGCGAAGCAGCTTCAGCAAGGCTGTCGGCAATGCTGGATTGAGATCTGAAAAAGCTCTGATCTCTGCAGCGGCCGTCGGAGCAAGCGGAATAGAACATGACACCCCACTGCAAGAGCAAGCGCAGCACTTGCTCGCGCGTTGTCTAAACATCCCATCAAACCAATGCCTAGCAACTGGGGATGAACGCATTGCCCTGCATGGGGCCTTCCCCCAAGACGCAGGCATTGTGTTGATCAGTGGCACCGGCATGATCTGCATCGGGCGAAACGATCAAGGAAAAGAACAACGCTGTGGCGGCTGGGGTTGGCTACTTGATGAGGGTGGCTCAGCTCAAAACCTCGGACAAAAGGGGCTACAGCTCAGCCTGCGCATGGCCGATGGCCGTATCCCCGATCGACCTCTACGCGAGAAACTCTGGCGCGCTCTCAATTGCTCATCGGCAGCAGCTATCAAAGCCCTTGTTGTGCAGCCCAGTTTCGGTGCTGCCGGGTTTGCTCAACTCGCCCCACTCGTCGTTGCAGAAGCTCAGGTAGGCGATAAGGATGCCATCGCAATCCTTGAACAATCAGCCCACTGCATCGCCGAAGCGATCGCAGGAGTTGCCCAAAGCCTTGAGTTATCGGCTCCCAAGATCTGTGGCAACGGCGGAGCCTTTGAACATCTACAACCCTTTCGCGAGCTGATCGAGCAAGCCATTGCCAAGCGACTGCCTACTGCAAGCTGGATCAAAGGCCAGGGGGATGCTCTGGATGGTGCTCTGCAGCTTGCACTTCGCCAACTCAAACGCAACCCCGATTGA
- the glmM gene encoding phosphoglucosamine mutase, which translates to MVFAALDPLGVPLGTAQASFGTDGIRGRVGTLLTPAFILQVGYWCGQVLPDQGPVLIGMDSRSSGAMVASALTAGLTAAGREVWTLGLCPTPAVPGLIRKLGAAGGLMVSASHNPPEDNGIKVFGADGAKLSPAKQGLIEAGLRGEAIGDKGRPTITSCGPAYQRNELLSHYRDALLASVLHQRLDGVPIVLDLCWGAATACGAEVFAALGADLTVLHGEPDGRRINVGCGSTQLEPLRRAVIERGAIMGFAFDGDADRMLALDGHGRVVDGDHVLYLWGSDLQDRQALPQQRLVATVMSNLGFERAWQQRGGVLERTPVGDQHVYAAMVESNAALGGEQSGHILSAAHGLCGDGVLTALQLATLCHGRGLSLGEWLDQSFQAFPQKLVNVRVPDLERRMGWQHCEPLQEAVLAAEAAMGEDGRVLVRASGTEPLLRVMIEAADSAAVEFWTAQLADLAEQHLNRGCV; encoded by the coding sequence ATGGTCTTTGCTGCTCTTGACCCCTTAGGTGTTCCCCTCGGGACGGCCCAGGCCAGCTTCGGCACAGATGGCATTCGCGGTCGGGTCGGAACGTTGCTGACGCCTGCGTTTATTTTGCAGGTGGGCTACTGGTGTGGTCAGGTGTTGCCTGATCAAGGCCCGGTGTTGATCGGGATGGATTCCCGTAGCAGTGGGGCCATGGTGGCCTCGGCATTAACGGCTGGTTTAACCGCTGCAGGGCGGGAAGTGTGGACCTTGGGCTTATGTCCCACCCCAGCTGTGCCTGGATTAATTCGCAAGCTTGGTGCTGCAGGCGGTTTGATGGTTTCAGCAAGTCATAACCCACCTGAAGACAATGGCATCAAGGTGTTTGGGGCCGATGGTGCCAAATTAAGCCCAGCAAAGCAGGGTCTCATCGAAGCGGGGCTTCGCGGCGAGGCCATTGGTGACAAAGGTCGACCAACGATCACGAGTTGCGGCCCTGCTTATCAGCGCAACGAGCTTCTTAGCCACTATCGCGATGCCCTGCTTGCCTCAGTGCTGCATCAACGCCTGGATGGCGTGCCCATTGTGCTTGATCTCTGCTGGGGAGCGGCAACAGCCTGTGGTGCTGAGGTGTTTGCGGCCCTTGGGGCTGATCTCACTGTGTTGCATGGTGAACCGGATGGCAGGCGCATCAATGTCGGTTGTGGTTCTACCCAGCTCGAGCCGTTGCGTCGAGCTGTGATTGAGCGCGGCGCGATCATGGGCTTTGCCTTTGATGGGGATGCTGATCGGATGCTGGCTTTGGATGGACACGGTCGCGTCGTCGATGGTGACCATGTGCTCTACCTCTGGGGATCAGACCTTCAGGATCGGCAGGCTTTACCTCAACAAAGGCTTGTGGCCACGGTGATGTCGAATCTCGGATTTGAGAGGGCTTGGCAGCAAAGAGGTGGGGTTCTTGAACGCACGCCGGTAGGTGATCAGCATGTCTATGCCGCCATGGTGGAGAGCAATGCTGCTTTAGGTGGTGAACAGTCTGGCCATATCCTTTCAGCAGCTCATGGCCTTTGTGGTGATGGTGTGCTCACTGCTTTGCAGCTTGCCACTCTCTGTCATGGCAGGGGGCTGAGTCTTGGTGAGTGGTTGGATCAGAGTTTCCAGGCGTTCCCACAAAAGTTGGTCAATGTGCGCGTTCCTGATTTGGAACGACGTATGGGTTGGCAGCATTGTGAGCCTCTGCAGGAGGCGGTCTTGGCGGCAGAAGCAGCCATGGGTGAAGATGGCCGAGTCTTGGTAAGGGCGAGTGGAACGGAGCCGTTGTTAAGAGTGATGATTGAAGCGGCGGATTCTGCTGCCGTGGAGTTCTGGACAGCACAGTTGGCCGACCTTGCCGAGCAACACCTCAATCGGGGTTGCGTTTGA